One Pullulanibacillus sp. KACC 23026 DNA segment encodes these proteins:
- the leuB gene encoding 3-isopropylmalate dehydrogenase, with translation MEKKIAVLPGDGIGPEVMEGALKVLSFIGDRFKHSFKSEKGLIGGAAIDAEGTPLPEKTVDLCQSSDAVLLGAVGGPKWDQNPAHLRPEKGLLGIRKALGLFANLRPVTLQPALIEASSLKPSIIEKVDLMIVRELTGGIYFGEPSGMVDDETVVDTLRYTKGEIERVVRTAFELARKRRNKLTSVDKANVLSSSKVWRQIVDEVAKEYPDVTVSHQLVDSAAMKLIQDPSQFDVMVMENLFGDILSDEASMLTGSLGMLPSASLRSDSFGLYEPVHGSAPDIAGQNKANPLAMLLSVSMMLRYSFQMVQEAEVIEAAINQVLQEGYRTFDLYQGVGTRLGTTEMIQQILSVIDQQLVGSN, from the coding sequence ATGGAGAAAAAGATTGCGGTTTTGCCGGGTGACGGCATTGGCCCAGAAGTGATGGAAGGCGCTCTAAAAGTATTAAGCTTTATCGGCGACCGCTTCAAGCATTCGTTTAAAAGTGAAAAAGGATTGATTGGGGGAGCTGCGATTGATGCAGAAGGGACACCCCTTCCAGAAAAAACCGTTGATCTATGTCAATCGAGCGATGCTGTTCTGCTCGGTGCGGTCGGCGGCCCTAAATGGGACCAAAACCCTGCCCATTTAAGACCAGAAAAAGGGCTTTTAGGGATTCGGAAAGCGCTTGGCCTTTTTGCCAATCTTCGCCCTGTAACGCTTCAACCCGCTTTAATAGAAGCTTCATCCCTCAAGCCATCGATTATTGAGAAAGTTGATTTAATGATTGTAAGGGAACTGACAGGCGGCATTTACTTTGGTGAGCCGAGCGGCATGGTGGACGATGAGACGGTTGTCGACACGTTGCGTTACACCAAAGGGGAAATTGAACGTGTGGTCAGAACGGCATTTGAATTAGCCCGCAAGCGCCGAAACAAGCTGACGTCGGTTGATAAAGCCAATGTCCTCTCGTCAAGTAAAGTGTGGCGGCAAATTGTCGATGAAGTAGCTAAGGAGTATCCAGATGTGACCGTTTCTCATCAGTTAGTGGATTCGGCAGCGATGAAACTGATCCAAGATCCGAGCCAATTCGATGTGATGGTCATGGAAAACCTCTTTGGGGACATCTTGAGTGACGAAGCCTCTATGTTAACCGGGTCTTTGGGCATGCTACCATCCGCCAGTCTGCGTTCAGATTCATTTGGTTTATACGAACCGGTCCATGGGTCGGCTCCAGATATTGCTGGACAAAATAAAGCGAATCCATTAGCGATGCTTCTTTCAGTCAGCATGATGCTGCGCTATTCATTCCAAATGGTGCAAGAAGCTGAGGTCATTGAAGCCGCGATTAATCAAGTCCTTCAAGAGGGATACCGCACATTTGACCTCTACCAAGGAGTAGGGACACGCCTTGGAACAACCGAGATGATTCAGCAAATCTTATCT
- the ilvC gene encoding ketol-acid reductoisomerase: protein MTKVYYNGDIQEAELRTKKIAIIGYGSQGHAHAQNLRDSGFDVIVGLRQGGSYDRAVEDGFAVYSVKEASVQADVIMVLLPDELQTDVYNNEIKQGLAPGKSLVFAHGFNIHFNQIVPPSYVNVFLVAPKGPGHLVRRTYEEGAGVPALIGIYQDETGNAKELALAYAKGIGAARAGVLETTFKEETETDLFGEQAVLCGGLTALIKTGFEILTEAGYQPEVAYFECLHEMKLIVDLIYEGGLSNMRYSISDTAQWGDFVSGPRVVDAATKERMKGILKDIQDGEFAKGWILENKVNRPVFNAINNRENEHPIEIVGEKLRELMPFVKKQVRPSQPKKVTTGADA, encoded by the coding sequence ATGACAAAAGTTTATTACAATGGGGATATTCAAGAAGCAGAACTTCGCACTAAGAAAATTGCTATCATCGGGTACGGTTCACAAGGCCATGCTCATGCACAGAACCTTCGTGACAGCGGCTTTGACGTCATCGTCGGCCTAAGACAAGGCGGTTCCTATGATCGTGCAGTAGAAGATGGATTCGCTGTATATTCTGTTAAAGAAGCAAGCGTTCAAGCGGATGTTATTATGGTGCTGCTTCCAGATGAGCTCCAAACAGATGTGTATAACAACGAAATTAAACAAGGGCTTGCACCTGGCAAATCACTTGTTTTCGCTCACGGGTTCAACATTCACTTTAATCAAATTGTTCCTCCATCTTATGTTAATGTCTTCCTTGTTGCGCCTAAAGGGCCTGGTCATTTAGTTCGTCGTACGTATGAAGAAGGAGCAGGCGTTCCGGCACTGATCGGGATTTACCAAGATGAAACAGGCAATGCCAAAGAATTGGCGCTTGCTTATGCGAAAGGGATTGGGGCCGCTCGTGCAGGTGTTCTTGAGACGACCTTCAAAGAAGAAACCGAAACGGACCTTTTCGGGGAACAAGCGGTTCTTTGCGGTGGGTTAACGGCTTTAATTAAAACGGGCTTTGAGATTCTCACTGAAGCAGGTTACCAGCCGGAAGTAGCGTATTTTGAGTGTTTGCATGAAATGAAGCTGATTGTTGACTTGATCTATGAAGGTGGTTTGAGCAACATGCGCTACTCGATCTCGGATACCGCTCAATGGGGTGACTTTGTATCAGGTCCACGCGTTGTCGATGCGGCAACAAAAGAGCGCATGAAAGGCATCTTGAAGGATATTCAAGACGGGGAATTCGCAAAAGGCTGGATTCTTGAAAATAAAGTGAATCGTCCGGTCTTTAATGCCATCAATAACCGTGAAAATGAACATCCAATTGAAATCGTTGGAGAGAAGCTTCGAGAATTAATGCCATTCGTAAAAAAACAAGTACGCCCATCTCAACCCAAAAAAGTAACAACAGGTGCTGACGCTTAA
- the ilvN gene encoding acetolactate synthase small subunit, with protein sequence MRRIITAIVNNQSGVLNRVTGLLSKRQFNIESISVGLTETPSVSRMTFVVDVEDDAKLEQLIKQLNKQIDVLKVSDITDMAIVARELALVKVMSRPQTRGEIRDLVETFRATVIDIGRDSLTIQVTGETDKVEALIELLRPYGIKELARTGVTAFTRGMQKTNAELKTFSLLK encoded by the coding sequence ATGAGACGCATTATAACAGCCATTGTTAACAACCAAAGCGGTGTCTTGAATCGGGTGACAGGCTTGTTAAGCAAACGTCAATTCAATATCGAGAGCATCTCAGTTGGTCTGACGGAAACTCCATCAGTTTCGAGAATGACCTTTGTGGTCGATGTTGAAGATGACGCGAAGCTTGAGCAATTAATTAAGCAATTAAACAAGCAGATCGATGTGCTTAAAGTGTCCGATATTACGGATATGGCGATTGTTGCCCGCGAACTGGCCTTAGTAAAAGTCATGAGCCGGCCGCAAACCCGGGGAGAAATTCGTGACTTAGTCGAAACATTTAGAGCGACCGTCATTGATATCGGCCGAGACAGTCTGACTATTCAGGTAACCGGTGAAACAGATAAGGTGGAAGCCTTGATTGAACTTTTAAGGCCTTATGGAATTAAGGAACTTGCCCGAACAGGCGTTACCGCTTTTACAAGAGGCATGCAGAAAACAAATGCGGAACTTAAAACATTTTCATTATTGAAATGA
- the ilvB gene encoding acetolactate synthase large subunit, with translation METVTGSDLLIEALQKEGVEIIFGYPGGAVLPIYDALYKNPIRHILTRHEQGAIHAAEGYARISGKPGVVFGTSGPGATNLVTGIADAMMDSLPLVVFTGQVGQNVIGTDAFQEADVIGITMPITKHNYQVTKIEDLPRIVKEAFHIATTGRPGPVVVDIPKNISADPVVSIQDDEPINLPGYQPNVTPNLLQVQKLVEAINQAKRPLILTGAGILHARASDAFLEFVNQTKIPVVSTLLGLGAFPASHPLAFGMAGMHGSYAANMAICEADLLINIGARFDDRLTGSLAHFAKEAVVAHIDIDPAEIGKNVKTPIPIVSDARLALESLNKAEYTTHSFEDWVAHLKDYQEAFPYWETEGHGAITPQTLIKLIHEKTNGEAIVTTDVGQHQMWTAQYYGFNQPNKWVTSGGLGTMGFGFPAAIGAQLASPKDQVVAIVGDGGFQMTLQELAVIKEFNLPVKIVICNNQTLGMVRQWQESFYEKRYSESLIPVQPDFVKLAEAYGIKGFKVEDVTELSQQLETALRLSEPVLIDCRVRGEENVTPMVAPGKGLHQMEGVTP, from the coding sequence ATGGAAACTGTAACAGGTTCTGATTTGCTCATTGAAGCTTTGCAAAAAGAAGGCGTTGAGATCATTTTTGGTTACCCCGGCGGTGCTGTACTTCCCATTTATGATGCGCTTTACAAAAATCCAATTCGCCACATTTTAACGCGTCATGAGCAGGGAGCGATCCATGCAGCAGAAGGTTATGCAAGAATCTCCGGCAAACCCGGTGTTGTGTTTGGAACGTCCGGACCGGGAGCTACCAATTTGGTGACAGGAATTGCGGACGCGATGATGGATTCCTTACCGCTGGTCGTTTTTACAGGCCAAGTCGGTCAAAATGTGATCGGAACCGATGCTTTTCAAGAGGCTGACGTGATCGGCATCACGATGCCTATCACTAAGCATAATTATCAAGTTACAAAAATAGAGGATCTGCCGCGAATTGTTAAAGAGGCGTTTCATATCGCGACGACCGGTCGACCGGGTCCGGTTGTTGTCGATATTCCTAAAAATATCTCTGCGGACCCAGTTGTTTCCATTCAGGATGATGAACCGATTAATTTGCCCGGGTATCAGCCAAATGTGACACCGAATCTCTTACAGGTGCAAAAATTAGTAGAGGCAATTAATCAAGCGAAGCGGCCGCTTATTTTGACAGGTGCTGGAATCCTTCATGCCCGTGCATCGGACGCCTTTTTGGAATTTGTCAATCAGACGAAAATTCCTGTCGTCTCAACGTTGTTAGGGCTAGGGGCTTTCCCGGCTTCCCATCCGCTTGCTTTTGGTATGGCAGGCATGCACGGATCCTATGCCGCTAATATGGCGATTTGTGAAGCGGATTTATTGATTAATATCGGGGCTCGTTTTGATGACCGCCTAACCGGCAGTCTTGCTCATTTCGCTAAGGAAGCTGTCGTGGCACACATTGACATTGATCCAGCTGAGATTGGCAAAAATGTCAAAACGCCCATTCCGATTGTTTCAGATGCACGACTTGCACTGGAATCTCTTAATAAAGCGGAATATACGACGCATTCCTTTGAGGATTGGGTAGCTCATCTAAAAGACTATCAAGAAGCTTTCCCTTATTGGGAGACGGAAGGGCATGGAGCGATAACCCCGCAAACGCTCATTAAGCTCATTCATGAAAAGACGAATGGGGAAGCCATCGTTACAACGGACGTTGGTCAGCATCAGATGTGGACGGCTCAATATTATGGTTTTAATCAACCAAATAAATGGGTCACCTCAGGCGGGCTAGGCACAATGGGGTTTGGATTCCCTGCTGCAATCGGCGCTCAATTAGCCTCACCAAAGGATCAGGTGGTTGCAATTGTGGGAGATGGCGGTTTTCAAATGACTCTTCAAGAACTGGCCGTGATTAAAGAGTTTAACCTCCCTGTGAAGATTGTGATTTGTAATAACCAGACACTTGGGATGGTTCGCCAATGGCAAGAATCTTTTTACGAGAAACGTTATTCGGAATCCTTAATTCCTGTTCAACCCGATTTCGTAAAACTAGCAGAGGCTTACGGAATTAAAGGGTTTAAGGTTGAAGATGTTACTGAATTAAGTCAACAATTGGAGACGGCCCTTCGCCTGTCAGAGCCTGTGTTAATTGATTGCCGGGTTCGGGGAGAGGAAAATGTAACCCCAATGGTTGCGCCAGGAAAAGGCCTGCATCAGATGGAAGGAGTGACACCATGA